In a single window of the Ancylobacter polymorphus genome:
- a CDS encoding Na+/H+ antiporter subunit C — MEIVLSIGIGLFTASGVWLLLRPRTYQVIIGLALLSYAVNLFIFAMAGGGLRVDGPPILAPGGVGDPAKIADPIPQALVLTAIVIGFAMTALFLVVLMAARGRTGTDHVDGREPD; from the coding sequence ATGGAAATCGTCCTCTCCATCGGCATCGGCCTGTTCACCGCCTCGGGCGTGTGGCTGCTGCTGCGCCCGCGCACCTATCAGGTCATCATCGGCCTTGCGCTGCTTTCCTATGCGGTGAACCTGTTCATCTTCGCCATGGCCGGCGGCGGGCTGCGCGTCGACGGGCCGCCCATCCTCGCGCCCGGCGGCGTCGGCGACCCCGCGAAGATCGCTGACCCCATCCCGCAGGCGCTGGTGCTCACCGCCATCGTCATCGGCTTCGCCATGACGGCGCTGTTCCTGGTCGTGCTTATGGCCGCGCGCGGACGCACCGGCACCGACCATGTCGATGGGCGGGAGCCGGACTGA
- a CDS encoding Na+/H+ antiporter subunit E gives MNGLRRVIPYPLLFLALLVMWLLMTQSLSLGQLLLGAVVALGGCWAMTALDPPPARLRRPAAAARLAGRVFVDVFRSNLAVGSIILGNEDRRTHAGFMRLKLDLKSPYGLAILAIVLTCTPGTQWVRYDPATGLLLLHVLDLVDDKEWVRTIKGRYEGLLMEIFE, from the coding sequence ATGAACGGGCTGCGCCGCGTCATCCCCTACCCGCTGCTGTTTCTCGCCCTGCTGGTCATGTGGCTCCTGATGACGCAGAGCCTGTCGCTGGGCCAGCTTCTGCTCGGCGCGGTGGTGGCGCTCGGTGGCTGCTGGGCCATGACCGCGCTCGATCCGCCACCGGCCCGGCTGCGTCGCCCCGCCGCCGCCGCGCGTCTGGCCGGGCGGGTGTTCGTCGATGTGTTCCGCTCCAATCTTGCGGTCGGCAGCATCATCCTCGGCAATGAGGACCGGCGCACCCATGCCGGCTTCATGCGGCTGAAGCTGGATTTGAAAAGCCCCTATGGCCTCGCCATCCTCGCCATCGTGCTCACCTGCACGCCGGGCACGCAATGGGTGCGCTACGATCCCGCCACCGGGCTCCTGCTGCTGCATGTGCTCGATCTCGTCGACGACAAGGAGTGGGTGCGCACCATCAAGGGGCGTTATGAGGGGCTGCTGATGGAGATCTTCGAATGA
- a CDS encoding K+/H+ antiporter subunit F produces the protein MSVAILGWSITLAQVLLTLAMGCAALRFIRGPRAQDRIIGLDTFYVNAMLLLVTLGIRSGTTLYFEAALVIGLLGFVGTVALAKFLMRGEVIE, from the coding sequence ATGAGCGTCGCCATCCTCGGCTGGTCGATCACGCTGGCGCAGGTGCTGCTGACCCTCGCCATGGGCTGCGCCGCGCTGCGCTTCATTCGCGGCCCGCGCGCGCAGGACCGCATCATCGGCCTCGACACCTTCTATGTGAACGCCATGCTGCTTCTGGTCACGCTCGGCATCCGCAGCGGCACCACGCTCTATTTCGAGGCGGCGCTGGTCATCGGCCTGCTCGGCTTCGTCGGCACGGTGGCGCTGGCGAAATTCCTCATGCGCGGCGAGGTGATCGAATGA
- a CDS encoding HdeA/HdeB family chaperone, translating to MRKPVLRKLVLALSLAAPVLTGLPHAALAEKIDLSTTTCGQFLESDKTEIMLTLAWLDAYYKDVDAPPVIDTDKFIENAGKLGEYCAANPTIGLITAADQLFGE from the coding sequence ATGCGAAAGCCCGTCCTGAGAAAGCTCGTTCTCGCCCTCTCCCTTGCCGCACCCGTGCTTACGGGCCTGCCGCACGCCGCACTGGCGGAGAAGATCGACCTCTCCACCACCACCTGCGGCCAGTTCCTGGAAAGCGACAAGACCGAGATCATGCTGACGTTGGCCTGGCTCGACGCCTATTACAAGGATGTCGACGCGCCGCCGGTCATCGACACTGACAAGTTCATCGAAAACGCTGGCAAGCTCGGCGAGTATTGCGCGGCCAACCCGACCATCGGGCTGATCACCGCCGCCGACCAACTATTCGGCGAGTGA
- a CDS encoding ATP-dependent helicase, translating into MQPAAYLDTLNPQQRRAVEHGIKGPGDTLAGPLLVIAGAGSGKTDTLAHRVAHLIVNRADPRRILLLTFSRRAAAEMARRVERIAAKVLGPEARVLTEGLNWAGTFHGIGSRLLRDHALDIGLDPAFTIHDREDSADLINLLRHELGFSKTEKRFPTKGTLLAIYSRAVNAEQKLEEVIGRAFPWCAGWNGELKTLFAAYVEAKQRQNVLDYDDLLLYWAQMMSEPTLAARVASRFDHVLVDEYQDTNRLQSTILLGLKPDGRGLTVVGDDAQSIYSFRAATVRNILDFPGHFTPRADTVMLEQNYRSTQPILAAANAVIDFASERYAKNLWSERASAERPVLVSVRDEIEQANFIATRVLENREDGMALKQQAVLFRAAHHSGPLEVELTRRNIPFVKFGGLKFLDSAHVKDVLGVLRFVENPRDRVAGFRVLRLLSGLGPATAGRILDAVDAAGTLLPALEAVSPPARAEQEWPGFLAMTRELKANSAGWPGELDLVRAWYEPLLERLHEDAGSRQADLVQLAQIAASYPSRARFLTELTLDPPDATSAEAGPPHRDEDYLILSTIHSAKGQEWKSVFVLNAVDGCIPSDLGTGTREEIEEERRLLYVAMTRAKDSLHLMLPQRFFTHGQSARGDRHVYAARTRFIPPTILSRFAMASWPPATAEAVGTRATPQAPIDIGARMRAMWK; encoded by the coding sequence ATGCAGCCCGCTGCCTATCTCGACACGCTCAATCCGCAGCAGCGGCGGGCGGTCGAGCATGGAATAAAGGGGCCCGGCGACACACTTGCCGGTCCGCTGCTGGTGATCGCCGGTGCCGGTTCCGGCAAGACTGACACGCTGGCCCATCGCGTCGCCCATCTCATCGTCAACCGCGCCGATCCGCGCCGCATCCTGCTGCTTACCTTCTCGCGCCGGGCGGCGGCGGAGATGGCGCGGCGGGTGGAGCGCATCGCTGCCAAGGTGCTGGGACCGGAAGCGCGGGTGCTGACCGAGGGGCTGAACTGGGCCGGCACCTTCCACGGCATCGGCTCCCGTCTGCTGCGCGACCACGCGCTCGACATCGGCCTCGACCCCGCCTTCACCATCCATGACCGCGAGGACAGCGCCGACCTCATCAATCTCCTCCGCCACGAACTGGGGTTCTCCAAGACCGAGAAGCGGTTCCCCACCAAGGGCACGCTGCTCGCCATCTATTCGCGCGCGGTGAATGCCGAGCAGAAGCTGGAAGAGGTGATCGGCCGCGCGTTTCCCTGGTGCGCGGGCTGGAACGGCGAACTGAAGACGCTCTTCGCCGCCTATGTCGAAGCCAAGCAGCGCCAGAACGTGCTCGATTACGACGATTTGCTGCTCTACTGGGCCCAGATGATGAGCGAGCCGACGCTGGCGGCCCGCGTGGCCAGCCGCTTCGACCATGTGCTGGTGGACGAATATCAGGACACCAACCGGCTCCAGTCCACCATCCTGCTCGGGCTGAAGCCCGACGGGCGTGGCCTCACCGTGGTCGGCGACGACGCCCAGTCGATCTATTCCTTCCGCGCCGCCACGGTGCGTAACATCCTTGACTTCCCCGGCCATTTCACGCCGCGCGCCGACACGGTGATGCTGGAGCAGAATTACCGCTCCACCCAGCCCATCCTCGCCGCCGCCAATGCGGTGATCGACTTCGCCAGCGAGCGCTACGCCAAGAATCTCTGGTCCGAGCGCGCGTCTGCCGAACGGCCGGTGCTGGTGAGCGTGCGCGACGAGATCGAGCAGGCCAATTTCATCGCCACCCGCGTGCTGGAGAACCGCGAGGACGGTATGGCGCTGAAGCAGCAGGCCGTGCTGTTCCGCGCCGCCCATCACAGCGGGCCGCTGGAAGTGGAACTGACCCGCCGCAACATCCCCTTCGTCAAGTTCGGCGGGCTGAAATTCCTCGATTCCGCCCATGTGAAGGATGTGCTCGGCGTGCTGCGCTTCGTCGAGAACCCGCGCGACCGCGTCGCCGGCTTCCGCGTGCTGCGGCTGCTCTCCGGCCTCGGCCCGGCCACGGCGGGGCGCATTCTTGACGCGGTCGACGCCGCCGGCACGCTGTTGCCGGCGCTGGAAGCGGTGAGCCCACCGGCCCGGGCGGAGCAGGAATGGCCGGGCTTCCTCGCCATGACACGCGAATTGAAGGCGAACAGCGCGGGCTGGCCGGGCGAGCTTGACCTCGTGCGCGCCTGGTACGAGCCACTGCTGGAGCGCCTGCACGAGGATGCCGGCAGCCGGCAGGCCGATCTCGTCCAACTCGCGCAGATCGCGGCGAGCTATCCCTCCCGCGCCCGCTTCCTCACCGAACTGACGCTCGACCCGCCGGACGCCACCAGCGCCGAAGCCGGGCCGCCGCACCGCGACGAGGATTACCTCATCCTCTCCACCATCCACTCCGCCAAGGGGCAGGAATGGAAATCCGTTTTCGTGCTCAACGCGGTGGATGGCTGCATCCCGAGCGACCTCGGCACCGGCACGCGCGAGGAGATCGAGGAGGAGCGGCGCCTGCTCTATGTCGCGATGACGCGGGCGAAGGACAGCCTGCACCTGATGCTGCCGCAGCGCTTCTTCACCCATGGACAGTCCGCGCGCGGCGACCGGCATGTCTACGCCGCCCGCACCCGCTTCATCCCGCCCACCATCCTCTCCCGCTTCGCCATGGCCAGCTGGCCGCCGGCGACGGCGGAAGCGGTGGGCACGCGGGCCACGCCGCAGGCCCCCATCGACATCGGGGCGCGGATGCGGGCAATGTGGAAATAG
- a CDS encoding monovalent cation/H+ antiporter subunit A, translating into MSHGTLLLVALLLPFIGSLAAGFLPTHARNTAAILAGSVAVAGIGISVWLYTLLADGAPVQFWLSWLPMLGLDFTLRLDGLAWLFALLIFGIGALVVLYARYYMSREDPVPRFFSFLLAFMGSMVGIVLSGNLIQLVFFWELTSLFSFLLIGYWHHTANARDGARMALTVTGTGGLCLLVGVLLIGRIVGSYDIDQVLESRDLIVQSDLYVPALVLILLGAFTKSAQFPFHFWLPHAMTAPTPVSAYLHSATMVKAGIFLLMRLWPVMAGTDAWFYLVVPAGLVTLLIGAFIAIFQQDLKGLLAYSTISHLGLITLLLGLGSPLAAVAAIFHTLNHAIFKASLFMAAGIIDHETGTRDLRKLSGLYRYMPITATLAMVAAAAMAGVPLLNGFISKEMFFAEAVAEHTGSLLDDSLPYWATLAGVFSVTYSLRFILGVFFGPPPIDLPHRPHEPAHWMRFPIELLVLICLLIGIVPGLTVGPFLATAVKGLLDATPPYYSLALWHGFNLPLMMSLIAMAGGVVLYLGLRRYLESGIEGPPILRDFKGQRIFEKVLATLSWQWARAGEATLGTRRLQPQMRIVIALAVVAALAPFIANGAVGTGDMPGTPLPPGFALLWLVGGVCALGAAYQAKYHRFAALVLVGGAGLVTCVTFAWLSAPDLAVTQLLVEIVTTVLLLLGLRWLPKRIEDVYPSRPPLKVLLRRYIDLTIACALGGLMAFLAYCLMTRPLTQSVSRFFVERAYSEGGGTNIINVILVDFRGFDTMGEIVVLCLAGLTVFALLRRFRPAPESIEQPEQQRIQHAYDVATPDRSPGDTVADYMLIPRLIMHWLFPVIAVMAVYLFMRGHDLPGGGFAAGITLSIAFVVQYMASGTRWVEDHLRVLPLRWMGMGLLTSCATGVGSWWFGYPFLTSHFQYVELPYIGKVPAASALVFDLGVFALVVGATVLILIALAHQSLRSSRAAQASEGGE; encoded by the coding sequence ATGTCCCATGGCACGCTGCTCCTCGTCGCGCTGCTTCTGCCGTTCATCGGCAGCCTCGCTGCGGGGTTTCTGCCGACCCACGCGCGCAACACCGCCGCGATCCTGGCCGGCAGCGTGGCGGTGGCGGGGATCGGCATAAGCGTCTGGCTCTACACCTTGCTTGCCGATGGGGCACCGGTGCAGTTCTGGCTGTCCTGGCTGCCCATGCTGGGACTGGACTTCACCCTTCGGCTCGACGGCCTCGCCTGGCTGTTCGCCCTGCTGATCTTCGGCATCGGCGCGCTCGTCGTTCTGTATGCCCGCTACTACATGTCGCGCGAAGATCCGGTGCCGCGCTTCTTCTCCTTTCTGCTCGCCTTCATGGGCTCGATGGTCGGCATCGTGCTGTCGGGCAATCTCATCCAGCTGGTGTTCTTCTGGGAACTGACCAGCCTGTTCTCCTTCCTGCTCATCGGCTACTGGCACCACACCGCCAATGCGCGCGACGGCGCCCGCATGGCGCTCACCGTCACCGGCACGGGCGGGCTGTGCCTGCTGGTCGGCGTGCTGCTGATCGGCCGCATCGTCGGCAGCTACGACATCGACCAGGTGCTGGAATCGCGCGACCTCATCGTCCAGAGCGATCTCTATGTCCCGGCGCTGGTATTGATCCTGCTCGGCGCCTTCACCAAGAGCGCGCAGTTCCCGTTCCATTTCTGGCTGCCGCACGCCATGACGGCGCCGACGCCGGTGTCGGCCTATCTGCATTCCGCCACCATGGTGAAGGCCGGCATCTTCCTATTGATGCGGCTGTGGCCGGTCATGGCCGGCACGGATGCGTGGTTCTATCTCGTCGTGCCCGCGGGGCTGGTGACGCTGCTGATCGGCGCCTTCATCGCCATCTTCCAACAGGACCTGAAGGGGCTGCTGGCCTACTCCACCATCAGCCATCTCGGCCTGATCACGCTGCTGCTCGGCCTCGGCAGCCCGCTGGCGGCGGTGGCGGCGATCTTCCACACGCTGAACCACGCCATCTTCAAGGCGTCGCTGTTCATGGCCGCCGGCATCATCGACCATGAGACCGGCACGCGTGATCTGCGCAAGCTGAGCGGGCTCTACCGCTACATGCCGATCACCGCCACGCTCGCCATGGTCGCCGCCGCCGCCATGGCAGGCGTGCCGCTGCTCAACGGCTTCATTTCCAAGGAAATGTTCTTCGCCGAGGCGGTGGCGGAGCATACCGGCTCGCTGCTCGACGACAGCCTGCCCTATTGGGCGACGCTCGCGGGCGTGTTCAGCGTCACCTATTCGCTGCGCTTCATCCTCGGCGTGTTCTTCGGCCCGCCGCCGATCGACCTGCCGCACCGGCCGCACGAGCCGGCGCACTGGATGCGCTTTCCCATCGAGCTTTTGGTGCTGATCTGCCTGCTCATCGGCATCGTGCCGGGGCTCACCGTCGGCCCGTTCCTCGCCACCGCCGTGAAGGGCCTGCTCGACGCCACCCCGCCCTATTACAGCCTGGCGCTGTGGCACGGTTTCAACCTGCCGCTGATGATGAGCCTCATCGCCATGGCCGGCGGCGTGGTGCTCTATCTCGGCCTGCGCCGCTATCTCGAAAGCGGCATCGAGGGCCCACCGATCCTGCGCGACTTCAAGGGCCAGCGCATTTTCGAGAAGGTGCTGGCGACGCTGTCCTGGCAATGGGCGCGCGCCGGCGAGGCGACGCTCGGCACGCGGCGCCTGCAGCCGCAGATGCGCATCGTCATCGCACTCGCCGTGGTGGCGGCGCTGGCGCCCTTCATCGCCAATGGCGCGGTGGGCACGGGCGACATGCCCGGCACGCCGCTGCCGCCGGGCTTCGCCCTGCTCTGGCTGGTCGGCGGCGTCTGCGCGCTCGGTGCCGCCTATCAGGCGAAGTATCACCGCTTCGCCGCGCTGGTACTGGTCGGCGGGGCGGGCCTCGTCACCTGCGTCACCTTCGCCTGGCTGTCGGCGCCAGACCTCGCCGTGACCCAGCTTCTGGTGGAGATCGTCACCACCGTGCTGCTGCTGCTCGGCCTGCGCTGGTTGCCCAAGCGCATCGAGGATGTCTATCCCAGCCGTCCGCCGCTGAAAGTGCTGCTGCGTCGCTATATCGACCTCACCATCGCCTGTGCGCTGGGCGGGCTGATGGCGTTCCTCGCCTATTGCCTGATGACCCGTCCGCTGACCCAGAGCGTCTCGCGCTTCTTTGTCGAGCGCGCCTATTCCGAAGGCGGCGGCACCAACATCATCAATGTCATCCTGGTCGATTTCCGCGGCTTCGACACGATGGGCGAGATCGTCGTGCTGTGCCTCGCCGGCCTCACCGTCTTCGCCCTGCTGCGCCGTTTCCGCCCCGCGCCGGAGAGCATCGAGCAGCCGGAGCAGCAGCGCATCCAGCACGCCTACGATGTCGCCACGCCCGACCGCTCGCCCGGCGACACGGTGGCGGACTACATGCTGATCCCCCGGCTGATCATGCACTGGCTGTTCCCGGTGATCGCGGTCATGGCGGTGTATCTGTTCATGCGCGGCCATGACCTGCCGGGCGGTGGCTTCGCCGCCGGCATCACCCTCTCCATCGCCTTTGTGGTGCAGTACATGGCCAGCGGCACCCGTTGGGTGGAAGACCATCTGCGGGTGCTGCCGCTGCGCTGGATGGGGATGGGCCTGCTCACCTCCTGCGCCACCGGTGTCGGTTCCTGGTGGTTCGGCTATCCCTTCCTCACCTCGCATTTCCAGTATGTGGAGCTGCCCTATATCGGCAAGGTGCCGGCGGCCTCCGCGCTGGTGTTCGACCTCGGCGTGTTCGCCCTGGTGGTCGGCGCCACGGTGCTGATCCTCATCGCCCTCGCCCATCAGTCGCTGCGCAGTTCGCGCGCGGCGCAGGCCAGCGAGGGAGGCGAGTGA
- a CDS encoding monovalent cation/H+ antiporter subunit D — MTPALDHLAILPIVLPLAVGALMLLFDERRRRLKMTLSLATVFALLAIAVTMVVMVGLPTGDRWSTLIVYPLGNWPPPFGIVLVVDRLAALMLLVTAVLGCTTLLFALARWHTAGPRFHTLFLLLLTGLNGAFLTGDLFNLFVFFEILLAASYGLVLHGSGTARVRAGLHYIPINLVASSLFLVGVAVIYGVTGTLNMADLSRIVPTLAPESRTLMEAGAAVLGIAFLVKAGMWPLSFWLPTTYAAACAPVAAMFAIMTKVGIYVILRLFLLCFGDEAGASADFGADWLYYGGMATLLFGGIGVLASQSMQRLGGYSVLISSGTLLAAIGTGNSAVISGALYYLVASTFAISAYFLLVELIERGQAAGADVLAVTLEIFGDPEEDIEDEDEEVGVAIPATIAVLGGGFVACTAVLAGLPPLSGFIGKFAMLSALLNEAGEIPFDHWLFVALLMLSGLATLIAMTRNGIRTLWVPAETDIPRVRAIEAIPVGVLLLLCAVMTFAGGPTMRYMEATAQILYWPSEYARDVLGSQPAGHSTSDSRASGHGPSGVDTTGATP, encoded by the coding sequence ATGACCCCCGCCCTCGATCATCTCGCCATTCTTCCCATCGTGCTGCCGCTGGCCGTCGGCGCGCTCATGCTGCTGTTCGACGAGCGGCGGCGGCGGCTGAAGATGACGCTCAGCCTCGCCACGGTCTTCGCTCTGCTCGCCATCGCCGTGACCATGGTGGTGATGGTCGGCCTGCCCACGGGCGACCGCTGGTCGACCCTCATCGTCTACCCCCTCGGCAACTGGCCGCCGCCCTTCGGCATCGTGCTGGTGGTGGACCGGCTGGCCGCGCTGATGCTGCTGGTGACCGCCGTGCTGGGCTGCACCACGCTGCTCTTCGCCCTCGCCCGCTGGCACACGGCGGGACCGCGCTTCCACACGCTGTTCCTGCTGCTGCTCACCGGGCTCAACGGCGCCTTCCTCACCGGCGACCTGTTCAACCTGTTCGTGTTCTTCGAAATCCTGCTCGCCGCCTCTTACGGGCTGGTGCTGCACGGCTCGGGCACGGCGCGGGTGCGGGCGGGGCTGCACTATATCCCGATCAACCTCGTCGCCTCCTCGCTGTTCCTCGTCGGCGTGGCGGTGATCTATGGCGTGACCGGCACGCTGAACATGGCCGATCTCAGCCGGATCGTGCCGACGCTGGCGCCGGAGTCGCGCACCCTCATGGAAGCGGGCGCGGCGGTGCTTGGCATCGCCTTTCTGGTCAAGGCCGGCATGTGGCCGCTCAGCTTCTGGCTGCCGACCACCTATGCCGCCGCCTGCGCCCCCGTCGCCGCCATGTTCGCGATCATGACCAAGGTCGGCATCTATGTGATCCTGCGGCTGTTCCTGCTGTGCTTCGGCGACGAGGCCGGCGCGTCGGCGGATTTCGGTGCCGACTGGCTCTATTATGGCGGCATGGCGACGCTGCTGTTCGGCGGCATCGGCGTGCTCGCCTCGCAATCCATGCAGCGGCTCGGCGGCTATAGCGTGCTGATCTCCTCCGGCACGCTGCTCGCCGCCATCGGCACCGGCAACAGCGCGGTGATCTCAGGCGCGCTCTATTATCTCGTCGCCTCCACCTTCGCCATCAGCGCCTATTTCCTGCTGGTGGAACTGATCGAACGCGGCCAGGCCGCCGGTGCCGACGTGCTCGCCGTCACGCTGGAGATTTTCGGCGATCCGGAGGAGGATATCGAGGACGAGGACGAGGAGGTCGGCGTCGCCATTCCCGCCACCATCGCCGTGCTCGGCGGCGGCTTTGTCGCCTGCACCGCCGTGCTGGCCGGCCTGCCGCCGCTCTCCGGCTTCATCGGCAAATTCGCCATGCTGTCGGCGCTGCTGAACGAGGCGGGCGAAATCCCCTTCGACCACTGGCTGTTCGTCGCGCTGCTGATGCTCTCCGGCCTCGCCACCCTCATCGCCATGACCCGCAACGGCATCCGTACCCTCTGGGTGCCGGCCGAGACGGACATTCCGCGCGTGCGCGCCATCGAGGCTATTCCGGTCGGGGTGCTGCTGCTGCTCTGCGCGGTGATGACCTTCGCCGGGGGCCCGACCATGCGCTACATGGAAGCCACGGCGCAGATCCTCTATTGGCCGAGCGAATATGCCCGCGATGTGCTCGGTAGCCAGCCGGCGGGCCATAGCACGAGCGATTCGCGCGCCAGCGGCCACGGCCCGTCCGGGGTCGACACGACGGGAGCCACGCCATGA
- the mnhG gene encoding monovalent cation/H(+) antiporter subunit G, producing the protein MSAAPDLPLWAAILVSFFVVAGALVTLIGSIGLWRLPDFYARLHAPSLGATLGTGAMLVGSIICFSVLQQRPLIHEVLIGLFVTITTPVTLMLLASASLYRDRVEGNDAAPKEDPAPTEL; encoded by the coding sequence ATGAGCGCCGCTCCCGACCTGCCGCTCTGGGCGGCGATTCTCGTCTCGTTCTTCGTCGTCGCCGGCGCGCTGGTGACGCTCATCGGCTCGATCGGCCTGTGGCGCCTGCCGGATTTCTACGCCCGCCTGCACGCCCCCTCGCTCGGCGCCACGCTGGGCACCGGGGCGATGCTGGTCGGGTCGATCATCTGCTTCTCCGTGCTGCAGCAGCGGCCGCTGATCCACGAAGTGCTGATCGGCCTGTTCGTCACCATCACCACCCCGGTTACGCTGATGCTGCTCGCCAGCGCCTCGCTCTACCGCGACCGGGTGGAAGGAAACGACGCCGCGCCCAAGGAAGACCCGGCGCCGACCGAGCTCTGA
- a CDS encoding sigma-54-dependent Fis family transcriptional regulator — protein sequence MRQEVSPRAVLAARRQFFQQGLHDRPLAALLPEPILRSWKRCAERGLDNAALPRLEPLTAHELSAIAERHERLRRLCRPEVESLYADAMQTGCVVILTDAEGMILDALGNADFAARAAQVALRPGVLWGESSTGTNAVGTALVEGRPIAVHGGEHYYDPHAILSCSAAPILDPYGHTVGALDMSGPAAVDHRHALGLVRLAVEQIEHRFFDEGFSDRRVLRLQADRALLGTSREGVLVFEDDRLVAANRAGLGLVGADWSALGEKRAGELLERLPGSDGDTHALRQPGGRTLFGRFEGARARPQPTPRPRAPREEGPLLGAEERAALGRAVRMVAADVPVLIRGETGTGKEMAAREIHRQSARAGGPFVAVNCAAIPETLIESELFGYEDGAFTGARRQGRRGLLREADGGILFLDEIGDMPLALQSRLLRVLQEREVAPLGGGRPVKIDVALLCATHRDLRLLVEAGSFRQDLYFRIAHYTVELPPLRRLPDRAGIVRALWGRLVADERLTLSEGCEARLAAYDWPGNFRQLAGTLKALAALADPFRPVGEDMLPPDILAAPAASPPVGTLDALTVEAMRQAVEACGGNVSQAARRLGVNRSTLYRRLFHA from the coding sequence ATGCGCCAAGAGGTCTCGCCGCGTGCCGTGCTGGCCGCGCGCCGGCAGTTCTTCCAGCAGGGTCTGCATGACCGGCCGCTGGCGGCGCTGCTGCCCGAGCCGATCCTGCGCTCCTGGAAGCGTTGCGCGGAGCGTGGGCTCGACAACGCCGCCCTGCCGCGCCTCGAACCGCTGACCGCGCACGAGCTTAGCGCCATCGCCGAGCGGCATGAGCGGCTGCGCCGGCTGTGCCGGCCGGAGGTGGAAAGCCTCTATGCCGACGCCATGCAGACCGGCTGCGTGGTCATTCTCACCGATGCGGAGGGCATGATCCTCGACGCGCTCGGCAACGCCGATTTCGCCGCGCGGGCGGCGCAGGTGGCGCTGCGGCCGGGCGTGTTGTGGGGTGAAAGCTCCACCGGCACCAATGCGGTGGGCACGGCGCTGGTGGAGGGGCGGCCGATCGCCGTGCATGGCGGCGAGCATTATTACGACCCCCACGCGATTCTGAGCTGCTCGGCCGCGCCGATCCTCGATCCCTATGGCCACACGGTCGGCGCGCTCGACATGTCCGGCCCGGCGGCGGTTGACCACCGCCATGCGCTCGGCCTCGTGCGGCTGGCGGTGGAGCAGATCGAGCATCGTTTCTTTGACGAGGGCTTTTCCGACCGCCGGGTGCTGCGCCTGCAGGCCGACCGGGCGCTGCTCGGCACCTCCCGCGAAGGCGTGCTGGTGTTCGAAGACGACCGGCTGGTCGCGGCCAACCGCGCCGGGCTCGGCCTTGTCGGGGCCGACTGGTCGGCGCTGGGCGAAAAGCGCGCGGGCGAATTGCTGGAACGGCTGCCGGGCTCGGACGGCGATACCCACGCCTTGCGCCAGCCGGGCGGGCGCACCCTGTTCGGCCGCTTCGAGGGCGCCCGCGCCCGGCCGCAGCCGACGCCGCGTCCCCGTGCGCCGCGCGAGGAGGGGCCGCTGCTCGGGGCGGAGGAGCGGGCGGCGCTCGGCCGCGCGGTGCGCATGGTGGCAGCGGACGTGCCGGTGCTGATCCGCGGCGAGACCGGCACCGGAAAGGAGATGGCGGCGCGCGAGATTCACCGCCAGAGCGCCCGGGCCGGCGGGCCGTTCGTGGCGGTCAACTGCGCCGCCATTCCCGAGACGCTGATCGAATCCGAACTGTTCGGCTATGAGGACGGCGCCTTCACCGGCGCGCGCCGGCAGGGGCGGCGGGGCCTGCTGCGCGAGGCCGATGGCGGCATTCTATTTCTCGACGAGATCGGCGACATGCCGCTGGCGCTGCAATCGCGCCTGCTGCGGGTGCTGCAGGAGCGCGAGGTCGCCCCGCTCGGCGGCGGGCGCCCGGTGAAGATCGACGTGGCGCTGCTCTGCGCCACCCATCGCGATCTGCGCCTGCTGGTGGAAGCCGGCAGCTTCCGCCAGGACCTGTATTTCCGCATCGCCCATTACACCGTCGAATTGCCGCCGCTGCGCCGCCTGCCGGACCGGGCGGGGATCGTCCGCGCGCTGTGGGGGCGGCTGGTGGCGGATGAGCGGCTGACGCTGTCGGAAGGCTGCGAGGCGCGGCTTGCCGCCTATGACTGGCCGGGCAATTTCCGCCAGCTGGCCGGCACGCTCAAGGCGCTGGCGGCGCTTGCCGATCCGTTCCGCCCGGTGGGCGAGGACATGCTGCCGCCGGACATTCTCGCCGCACCCGCGGCGTCGCCGCCCGTCGGCACGCTCGACGCGCTCACCGTGGAGGCGATGCGGCAGGCGGTGGAGGCCTGCGGCGGCAATGTCTCGCAGGCCGCGCGCCGGCTGGGCGTGAACCGCTCCACTCTCTATCGGCGGCTGTTTCACGCCTGA
- a CDS encoding helix-turn-helix domain-containing protein, giving the protein MDLAPEQCRAARGLLDWTQEHLAERAGVSRSTVRDFERHRHVLHRATEALLITTLEQAGIMLLPPGEHGPGVRIR; this is encoded by the coding sequence ATGGATTTGGCGCCCGAACAATGCCGCGCCGCACGCGGGCTTCTCGACTGGACGCAGGAACATCTGGCCGAGCGCGCGGGCGTCTCGCGCAGCACGGTGCGCGATTTCGAGCGCCACCGCCATGTGCTCCACCGCGCGACGGAGGCGCTGCTCATCACCACGCTCGAACAGGCCGGAATTATGCTGTTGCCGCCCGGCGAGCACGGGCCGGGCGTGCGGATACGCTGA